In the Thermotoga sp. Ku-13t genome, one interval contains:
- a CDS encoding iron-containing alcohol dehydrogenase family protein, with protein sequence MWQYFMPTRVYFGERCVEQGKDALKSLGKRALVLTGKRSSKENGSLDDLMKVLAQIGVEMELFDDVEENPTFNLVRTIVSEFAQESFDFVVGLGGGSPMDTAKAVAVLLKNPSLKVEDLYDPSKYSEALPIVAIPTTAGTGSEVTQYSVLTDDAGFKRGFSHPVLTFPKLAFLDARYTLKLSESLTRSTGLDALCHSVEGFLSKRATPISDLYAKKSIELIVENLPIVLKQPENLRARENMLLASCLAGMVISQTSTTVAHALGYPLTTFKNIRHGEATAAFLDVVVEQASMEVPEKVEFVNSILGGVSNFLKLVGLNVRVEINEEELEVWTKRAKNVPHLQWTRGNFTEELIKYLYERVKIH encoded by the coding sequence ATGTGGCAGTATTTCATGCCCACGAGAGTCTACTTCGGTGAAAGGTGTGTCGAGCAGGGAAAGGATGCGTTGAAGTCCCTCGGTAAAAGGGCGCTCGTTTTGACTGGCAAGAGATCTTCAAAGGAGAACGGCTCGCTCGATGATCTGATGAAGGTGCTCGCCCAGATTGGTGTTGAAATGGAGCTCTTCGATGACGTCGAAGAGAATCCAACCTTCAACCTTGTGAGAACCATTGTTTCCGAGTTTGCGCAGGAATCTTTCGATTTCGTTGTAGGTCTCGGTGGTGGCAGTCCAATGGACACTGCTAAGGCTGTCGCAGTGCTGTTGAAGAACCCATCGCTGAAGGTGGAAGACCTCTACGATCCGTCGAAATACAGTGAAGCCTTGCCGATCGTTGCCATTCCGACCACCGCGGGAACGGGAAGCGAGGTGACTCAGTATTCGGTGCTGACAGATGATGCTGGCTTCAAAAGGGGATTTTCACATCCTGTTCTGACATTCCCAAAGCTCGCGTTTCTCGATGCCCGTTACACGCTGAAACTGAGCGAATCTCTGACGAGGTCCACCGGATTGGACGCGCTGTGCCATTCGGTTGAAGGTTTTCTTTCAAAAAGGGCGACCCCGATTTCTGATCTCTACGCGAAAAAGTCTATCGAACTCATCGTGGAGAACCTGCCAATAGTTCTGAAACAACCCGAAAATCTGCGCGCACGTGAGAACATGCTCCTGGCATCGTGTCTCGCAGGAATGGTGATCAGTCAGACCAGTACGACCGTCGCGCACGCACTCGGTTATCCTCTGACAACCTTCAAGAACATCAGACACGGTGAGGCAACCGCCGCTTTCCTGGACGTGGTGGTTGAGCAGGCTTCGATGGAGGTGCCGGAAAAGGTCGAATTCGTGAATTCGATTCTCGGGGGTGTCTCCAACTTCCTGAAGCTGGTGGGGCTCAACGTACGAGTTGAAATAAACGAAGAGGAACTCGAGGTCTGGACAAAAAGGGCCAAGAACGTTCCACACCTCCAATGGACACGTGGCAACTTTACCGAAGAACTGATCAAATATCTCTACGAGAGGGTGAAGATCCATTAA
- the nfi gene encoding endonuclease V gives MNYRNLHSWDVTAEEAVEIQKQLGSLIGLTPLEDVRYVAGVDLAFPDKGSGVAAIVVVDITTMRVIEQVVAYEKVTFPYVPGLLAFREGPVFLKAWQQLKVPPDVVMFDGQGIAHPRRLGIASHMGLLIDLPTVGVAKSHLYGSFIEPPNVQGSYTFLYDKNEVIGAVVRTKVGNKPLFVSPGHKCDVLSALKLTLRCCVGHRLPEPTRLAHELTQKYKQATLFG, from the coding sequence ATGAATTACAGAAACCTTCATTCGTGGGATGTCACGGCGGAAGAAGCCGTCGAGATTCAGAAGCAACTCGGATCTTTGATAGGATTGACACCGTTGGAAGATGTAAGGTACGTTGCTGGTGTCGATCTCGCTTTTCCAGACAAGGGAAGTGGCGTCGCAGCGATCGTGGTTGTTGATATTACGACCATGCGTGTGATCGAGCAGGTCGTTGCTTACGAAAAAGTGACATTTCCCTACGTACCTGGTTTACTGGCCTTCAGAGAAGGACCAGTGTTTCTGAAGGCATGGCAGCAACTGAAGGTTCCACCCGACGTGGTCATGTTCGACGGTCAGGGTATCGCGCATCCAAGAAGGCTTGGTATCGCGTCCCACATGGGATTACTCATAGACCTGCCCACCGTTGGGGTTGCGAAGTCCCACCTCTACGGCAGTTTCATTGAACCTCCAAACGTTCAGGGTTCGTACACCTTTCTTTACGACAAGAACGAGGTGATCGGTGCCGTCGTGAGAACCAAGGTTGGCAACAAGCCCCTGTTCGTATCGCCCGGTCACAAGTGTGATGTGTTGTCTGCTCTGAAGTTGACGTTGCGCTGCTGTGTGGGTCATAGATTGCCAGAACCAACGCGACTGGCACACGAACTGACCCAGAAATACAAGCAAGCCACGCTGTTCGGTTGA
- a CDS encoding LCP family protein, which yields MLAKILSIVNLAVVLLVLLFLVLFSGWLFQFFVYRKPQVNPYSLLVVGVDAVIQGTRRADVIMIALVDHEERKIVISNVPRDLLVGDSKINAIYARSQIPGLKQTLSKLLDIDFNGAVIVDYAAFKYLGDELGPVDIYVKEPMKYSDSAQKLYIDFQPGVYQMRGDELLAYIRYRKDAMGDLARIERQKEVLMKLLENAKNVSFQKLLSIFNNLQKNIDLRVSTGELMYLFSRLRKGFSIEFLPFPYVVNENGDVILDEKKLQTYRQTLKEMKVQQVTSAPRVILMNATPDKTRTFLEKQMNLWGKVGIEPSLIVWEDLGLSFTENSVLVLNAGMKEGLEKLLNNVYPDRKFTFIFVNSDPNALKTYFDLVDRLSKNRIYPRFPIDALVVVR from the coding sequence ATGCTCGCAAAGATATTATCGATCGTAAATCTGGCAGTAGTTCTTCTCGTCTTATTGTTTCTGGTGCTGTTCTCAGGCTGGCTGTTTCAATTCTTCGTTTACAGAAAACCGCAGGTCAATCCCTATTCGTTGCTGGTCGTGGGTGTGGATGCAGTGATCCAGGGCACGCGCCGAGCAGATGTGATCATGATTGCGCTCGTGGATCACGAAGAGAGGAAAATTGTGATCAGCAACGTCCCGCGAGATCTGCTTGTAGGAGACAGCAAGATAAATGCAATTTATGCGAGGTCCCAGATTCCAGGTTTGAAACAGACTCTTTCCAAACTCTTGGACATCGATTTCAACGGAGCAGTGATCGTGGATTATGCGGCGTTCAAATACCTCGGCGATGAACTTGGACCTGTTGACATATACGTGAAAGAGCCCATGAAGTACTCCGACAGCGCGCAGAAACTCTATATAGATTTCCAACCGGGTGTATATCAGATGAGAGGCGATGAACTCCTCGCTTACATAAGGTATAGGAAGGATGCAATGGGTGATCTGGCGAGGATAGAGAGGCAGAAGGAAGTGTTGATGAAATTGCTGGAAAATGCTAAAAACGTGAGCTTTCAAAAGCTGTTGTCCATCTTCAATAATCTTCAGAAGAACATCGATCTGAGAGTTTCCACGGGTGAACTGATGTATTTGTTTTCTAGGTTGAGGAAAGGATTTTCCATCGAGTTTTTGCCTTTTCCGTACGTAGTCAACGAAAACGGCGACGTGATCCTCGACGAGAAAAAATTGCAGACTTACAGGCAAACCTTGAAGGAAATGAAAGTCCAGCAAGTAACGAGCGCGCCGCGCGTCATTCTGATGAACGCCACTCCCGACAAGACAAGGACTTTTCTGGAGAAACAGATGAACCTCTGGGGTAAGGTTGGGATCGAGCCGAGCCTCATCGTCTGGGAAGACCTGGGTTTATCTTTCACAGAGAACAGCGTTCTCGTACTGAACGCAGGTATGAAAGAAGGTCTGGAAAAGCTTTTGAACAACGTCTATCCAGACAGGAAATTCACTTTCATTTTTGTGAATTCTGATCCAAATGCTTTGAAAACGTACTTCGATCTGGTCGATAGGCTATCGAAGAACAGAATTTATCCCAGATTTCCTATAGACGCTTTGGTAGTGGTGAGATGA
- a CDS encoding DUF167 domain-containing protein, with translation MIKLVRILVKVKPGAKSESVELLADGTLKVSVIAPAVGGKANEAVRELLAEELSLSKSDVRIVNGRTSRLKQIELPLDAEEIRRRLSVH, from the coding sequence GTGATCAAGCTGGTGAGGATCCTCGTGAAGGTCAAACCCGGCGCGAAGAGTGAATCGGTAGAGCTCCTGGCAGATGGAACCTTGAAGGTGAGCGTCATAGCCCCAGCGGTTGGGGGGAAAGCCAACGAGGCAGTTCGTGAACTGCTCGCTGAAGAACTTTCCTTGAGCAAATCCGACGTGAGAATAGTGAATGGCCGGACCTCGAGACTCAAGCAGATCGAGCTACCTCTCGACGCGGAAGAAATACGACGGAGACTCAGCGTTCATTAG
- a CDS encoding restriction endonuclease gives MLQFVVFVSLTLFFLMVLIKRRNARKKIRTGFVENGQQFEAYLCEIFRRAGYRVHPTKLSHDFGADLLIENNGKLVVLQAKYYNKPIDTSAVEEAVVAGAIYGTGFVGIVTNNEIPERVKEFARQFEGKTFVRKFYLIDGPTLERLRRKERII, from the coding sequence ATGTTGCAGTTCGTTGTCTTCGTTTCGCTCACACTATTCTTTTTGATGGTTCTGATCAAACGGAGGAACGCGAGAAAAAAGATTCGCACAGGATTCGTTGAGAACGGCCAGCAGTTCGAAGCTTATCTGTGCGAAATCTTCAGGAGGGCAGGCTACAGGGTTCATCCCACCAAACTCTCGCACGATTTCGGTGCCGATCTTTTGATCGAGAACAACGGAAAACTTGTGGTGCTTCAAGCCAAGTATTACAACAAGCCGATCGATACCAGCGCGGTTGAGGAGGCCGTCGTTGCGGGTGCAATATACGGAACGGGGTTCGTTGGCATCGTGACGAACAACGAGATACCGGAGCGGGTCAAAGAGTTTGCGAGGCAGTTTGAAGGTAAAACGTTCGTGAGGAAGTTTTACCTCATAGACGGTCCGACTCTGGAGAGGTTGAGGAG